TGAACCGACTGTGTTGGCAGACGGGAGGGCAGGGGGTGGGACCTGGCAGGTGGGCGTCGGCGGACGTCTCGTTTGGCGAAGGAGGATGAACCGACCGTGTTCGCGGACGGGAGGGCAGGGGGTTGGATCTGGGAGGTGGGCGTTCGCGGACGTCTCGTTTGGCGAAGGAGAATGAACCGACCGTGTTCGCAGACGGGAGGGCAGGGGGTGGGACCTGGCAGGTGGGCGTCGGCGGACGTCTCGTTTGGCGAAGGAGAATGAACCGACCGTGTTCGCAGACGGGAGGGCAGGGGGTGGGACCTGGCCTCTTGCGTTCGGAGACGGAGATGGAGGAGGTTCAACCCCCTAAAGGGGTATGTTTTGGCGGGCCTGGCTGACCCAAAAACGCCCCGGGAGGCGTCCCGGGGCGTCGAGGGGGCAAAAAAGGCCGGTTGGTACTACTCGCCGGCGGCGTCGAGTTGGGGCTCGGTGTCCGTGATGGGGTCGGCGGGAAGCTCCGCGCCGGTGCCGGGATCGACGGCCGGCACGGCGCGGCGACGGCTCAGGTAGTCATGGGTGCGTTGCTGCTGCTCAACCAGCGGCGAAAGCAGCGCACTTAAGCCGGGCACGTCGGCGTCGGCGCGCAGGTGCTCGAAGGCCGCCGCGATCACCTGGCAGAGCGCCACATGCAGGGCGTCGCGGCTGGCGGTGACCTGATCGTAGGAGACCTTCGGTCGCTCGGTTTTCTGCAGCTCCTTGCCGAAGGACTGGTTGAGCGTGTTCACGCGCTCCACGTGGCGCTCCAGGCCCAGCAGCGCGACCTGCTGCGCCAGCTCGCCACGCAGCCGCCGGACCAGGGTGTCGATCATGATGTGCTGGTGCTCAAAGGGCGCGTGAATCACCGCAACGACGCCTCCGGGAAAGATCACGTTGTGGATCTGCTTTGCCGCCTGCGTATGCGGGCTCTCAGCCGGGCC
This DNA window, taken from Lujinxingia sediminis, encodes the following:
- a CDS encoding DUF6261 family protein, with protein sequence MQNTITEFFSLRRMPSSRCAYALSQMREAGERHSVAAPLAERIEGACQVANHTLELELDWEQARTQTSTARGNAAQIDVELDQAIAAIARILDGELLGPAESPHTQAAKQIHNVIFPGGVVAVIHAPFEHQHIMIDTLVRRLRGELAQQVALLGLERHVERVNTLNQSFGKELQKTERPKVSYDQVTASRDALHVALCQVIAAAFEHLRADADVPGLSALLSPLVEQQQRTHDYLSRRRAVPAVDPGTGAELPADPITDTEPQLDAAGE